The Christiangramia flava JLT2011 region GTATAAAAAACAGCTCAACCCACTAAATTTCAGACCGCTATAATTGCTGAATTAGCTTCAGAATTCGTGATGAAAATGCCATTTATTAACTATCTTTAAGTAAGTTTAGAAAACAGGAATCATGAAAAAAGTACTGATAGCCGTTGACTATAATCCACATTCCGAAATTGTGGTGCAACAAGGTTATGAACTGGCAAAAACCATGGACGCTCAAATTTGCCTTGTTCACGTTTTGGCTGAAGTTCATTATTACGGCATGAATTATCCTGCGTTCATGGGGTATGAAGGCTACAATGAAATGCAGGTTGATATCGAGATCAGTTCCCAGCTTCGAAAAGTCGCTGAAGATTTTTTAAAAACCGCGGCCGACCACCTGAATGATCCTGCGGTCACCACACACCTGGCAGAAGGAAATACGGCTTCGGCTCTCTTAGACTATGCTGAAGAATGGCAGGCTGACCTTATTGTCATGGGAACCCATAGTCACTCTGTACTGGAAAAGGTTTTGATGGGAACTACCGCCTCCCACGTTTTGGAAAAAACCAAGGTTCCGGTTTATATGGTGCCTGTAAAAGATTAAGGCTCCCTTTTGGAAGCCTTGCTCTTAAAATACGATCACATTTTTCCCGATCGATTCCCCACTTTCCTGAAGTTTATGCACTTCTTTAAAAGTTTCAGCTTTGAGACCTTCAAAATGTTTTTCCAGGGTCGTTTTCAATTGTCCAGATTCAAAGAGTTTTCTGGTTTCATCCAGAATTTCATGTTGCCTGATCCTAGAAGAAGTTTGGAACTTTGGCCTGGTAAACATCAATTCCCAATGAAAACTAACACTTTTATTTTTGAGTAAATTAAGATCAACCTTTTTGGTGGTATTAACGACACAGCTTATGGCTCCCTCTGGCGCGATAAGCCGGGCCATGTTTTCCCAGTGGCCGGAAGTATCGGCGAAATTGAGGATATAATCAATACTGTTTTCTTCCGGTAGTTCCTTATCCAGCTCATAATGGTTTACAACTTTGTCGGCCCCAATTTCTTTGCACCAGTCGGCTGTTTCTTTTCTGGAAGCAGTAGCGATGACCTCCAGTTTGGTCAGTTTTTTCAACAGCTGGATGGCGATAGATCCAACCCCACCGGCGCCGCCAATAATTAAAATATTCTTGTCCTCACCGGAATCCCTGGAAATGTGCATTCGGTCAAAAATACATTCCCAGGCCGTAAGAGTGGTTAGAGGCATTGCAGCGGCTTCCTGCCAGTTCAGGTTTTTAGGTTTAAGGGAAACTAGACGTTCATCAACTACCTGATATTCGGCATTACAACCCGGGCGGGTTAGGTCGCCGCTATACCAAACTTCGTCACCCTTCTGAAACATGGTGACTTCAGCTCCAACATCCTCTACAATCCCGGCGGCATCCCAACCAATGATCTTCGGGGTATCCAGTGCTTCTTTTGCGGCACTTTGCCGAATTTTATAATCTACCGGGTTTACGGAAACAGCCTGAATGCGTACCAGGATATCTTTTGGTTCTGGTCTGGGTTGCTCAGTTTCAAATTCTATAAACGAATTCTCTTCCTCTATGGGAAGTGATTTTTTAAATCCTACAGCTTTCATTTTCAATTTTTCTTTTGAAAATAATCCAGCAGTTCCGGTTTACCTGAAGTTCCTTCATAAACTTTTGCTAAAATCAGCAACAGATTGTTTCACTGTTTCTTTCCTTGTAAATTTGATTTCAAATCAGAAAGCATGAAAATTGGATTTATTGGCCTGGGAATTATGGGTAGCCGGATGGCGGCCAACCTTCAAAATGCCGGTTATGACCTGAAGGTATACAACCGCACTAAAAGCAAGGCACAACATTTACTGAAACAAGGTGCAGAATGGGCTAATACGCCTTCTGAGGCTGCCGAAGATGTACAGGTTCTTTTTACAATGCTTGAAAACCCTCAGGTAGTGGAAGAACTAGCAACTGGCGATAATGGTTTTCTAGAAGGTTTACCCGAAAATGCCATTTGGGTAGATTCCAGCACCGTGAATCCATCCTTCAGTGAGAAAATGGCCAAGCTGGCCACTCAAAAGAATATCCGATTTCTGGACGCGCCGGTTTCCGGTTCCAAAGCTGCAGCAGCCGATGCGCAATTGTTATTTCTCGTAGGAGGGGAGCAGCAAGACCTGGAAGAGGTGAAATCATTGCTGGACAAAATGGGAAAAGATGCCATTCATGTGGGACCACACGGCAAAGGTTCGGCCATGAAAATTATGATCAACCAGCTTCTGGGACAAAGTATGCTGGCTTTTTCTGAAAGTCTGAATTTGGGAATGGCCATGGGAATTGATAAAAAAACCGGGATGGATATTCTTTTGAAAACGCCCGTTACCGCGCCAATTCTTGATGTTTTCAGAAGCCGGATCGAAGAAAACAACTACGAGCCTAATTTCCCACTGAAGCATCTTCAGAAAGATTTGCATTTATTTACGGAAACCGCATACGAATATGGCCAGCCAAGCCCGCTTACCAATGCCGCGAAAGAAGTGTATGGGCTGGCAAAACATAAGAATATGGCCGACCTGGATTTTTCCGCAGTTTTTAAATATCTTAATGAAAAAGACTCCTGATCAAAGAATTAACGATTTGAAACCAGAGATTTTCCGCATAAATTATTGAAAACCCTTTTTTTCGCGTACCTTTGAAAAAATTTCGGTGCAGGTTGAAAAACCATTGCTCTCGCTGAATAAATTCTTCAAAAGATAATCTTACACATTACATTTTCTGGTATTCGTTTAGTGGTTCAACGCATTGAAATTGCAAGGCGAATAGTAACATAAAATTTGTGAATGGCAAGATCCGGACAAACTCAAAACAAACGCGAAAAAGAAAAAAAGAAGCTTAAAAAGAAGAAGGAAAAAGAAGCCAGAAGGCTGGAGCGCAAAGAAAACTCCAATAAAGGCGGTTCCTTCGAAGATATGATTGCCTACGTGGATGCCAATGGTAATCTCACTGATACACCACCAGATTCATCGGAAAAAGTGGAGGTACAGGCAGAAGACATTGAAATTTCAGTACCCAAGAAAGAAGATCGCGAGGAGGAGGAAGTTATTCTGGACACCGAAGGAAAAGTCTCATTTTTCGATCATTCTAAAGGTTTTGGATTCATCATTGGTAAAACTACCGGTGAAAAATACTTTGTTCACGTTAGCGGACTCGAGGAAGAGATCATGGAAAATGATAAGGTTTCTTTTGAACTGGAACAGGGAATGCGCGGCCTGAATGCTGTAAGAGTTAAAAAGCTGTAAACCAGTAAAGAATATATTTTTACAAGATTTTGATAATCATGCAAACTTATCCAAATATTTGCGCTAGGTTTGCACCGTAAATATTTTAGTTTTCTCCACTTTTTAAATTCCCAACGGAATTCTTTCTAGTAAGTTTACTTCTCTATTTAATTATCATTGAAGATTGGAAGCCATACAATCTATAAACGAGCATGGCAACATAGTAATATTTAATATGCAATATAATGCAAGAAGGTAAAGTAAAATTTTTCAATAATACCAAAGGATTTGGTTTTATTAATTCAGACGATTCACAGGAAGATATCTTTGTACACCAAAGTGGTCTTATCGACGATATTCGTGAAAATGACCGAGTGAGATTCGAGACAGAACAAGGTAGAAAAGGAATTAATGCTATTAATGTTGAGCTAATCGACTAAGCGATAACCTGATATACAGAACTAAAGCCATCATTTGATGGCTTTTTTTATGCAATTTTCGGTTCCAAATGATTGGTTGTTTGAATATAGACTTCCCTAATTTTGGGATGTTTTTCCTTGATCTCTTTCCGAAGCTTGTCAATGATCTCTTCCGCTTCCACCAGCTGCAAATCATCTGTAATATCTACTTCAACAATAAGTAAAATTTGATCCGGACTAAAATGCATCGTCTGCGGAATATTCGAATTCAAGATATGCGGGTTAGAATTGATGATCCTATCCACATCTTCGATCACTTCCGGCTGGGCACTTTCTCCCAGTAACAGGCCTTTGCTTTCATGGGCCAGAAAAGTTGCCACCGTTAATAGAATCGCACCGATAACTATGGAAGCGCCACCGTCTATTA contains the following coding sequences:
- a CDS encoding universal stress protein, with amino-acid sequence MKKVLIAVDYNPHSEIVVQQGYELAKTMDAQICLVHVLAEVHYYGMNYPAFMGYEGYNEMQVDIEISSQLRKVAEDFLKTAADHLNDPAVTTHLAEGNTASALLDYAEEWQADLIVMGTHSHSVLEKVLMGTTASHVLEKTKVPVYMVPVKD
- a CDS encoding NAD(P)-dependent oxidoreductase, yielding MKIGFIGLGIMGSRMAANLQNAGYDLKVYNRTKSKAQHLLKQGAEWANTPSEAAEDVQVLFTMLENPQVVEELATGDNGFLEGLPENAIWVDSSTVNPSFSEKMAKLATQKNIRFLDAPVSGSKAAAADAQLLFLVGGEQQDLEEVKSLLDKMGKDAIHVGPHGKGSAMKIMINQLLGQSMLAFSESLNLGMAMGIDKKTGMDILLKTPVTAPILDVFRSRIEENNYEPNFPLKHLQKDLHLFTETAYEYGQPSPLTNAAKEVYGLAKHKNMADLDFSAVFKYLNEKDS
- a CDS encoding zinc-binding alcohol dehydrogenase family protein; translated protein: MKAVGFKKSLPIEEENSFIEFETEQPRPEPKDILVRIQAVSVNPVDYKIRQSAAKEALDTPKIIGWDAAGIVEDVGAEVTMFQKGDEVWYSGDLTRPGCNAEYQVVDERLVSLKPKNLNWQEAAAMPLTTLTAWECIFDRMHISRDSGEDKNILIIGGAGGVGSIAIQLLKKLTKLEVIATASRKETADWCKEIGADKVVNHYELDKELPEENSIDYILNFADTSGHWENMARLIAPEGAISCVVNTTKKVDLNLLKNKSVSFHWELMFTRPKFQTSSRIRQHEILDETRKLFESGQLKTTLEKHFEGLKAETFKEVHKLQESGESIGKNVIVF
- a CDS encoding cold-shock protein, with protein sequence MQEGKVKFFNNTKGFGFINSDDSQEDIFVHQSGLIDDIRENDRVRFETEQGRKGINAINVELID
- a CDS encoding cold-shock protein → MARSGQTQNKREKEKKKLKKKKEKEARRLERKENSNKGGSFEDMIAYVDANGNLTDTPPDSSEKVEVQAEDIEISVPKKEDREEEEVILDTEGKVSFFDHSKGFGFIIGKTTGEKYFVHVSGLEEEIMENDKVSFELEQGMRGLNAVRVKKL